The sequence below is a genomic window from Lepus europaeus isolate LE1 chromosome 20, mLepTim1.pri, whole genome shotgun sequence.
CAGTGTGGAGTGTGCAGAGTGCAGGGGCAGTGTGCAGAGTGCAGCGTGCAGGGGCAGTGTGGAGTGTGCAGAGTGCAGCGTGCAGGGGCAGTGTGCAGAGTGCAGAGTGCAGTGTGGAGTGTGCAGAGTGCAGGGGCAGTGTGCAGAGTGCAGCGTGCAGGGGCAGTGTGGAGTGTGCAGAGTGCAGGGGCAGTGTGCAGAGTGCAGTGTgcaggggcagtgtgcaggggcagtgtgcaggggcagagtgcaggggcagtgtgcagagtgcagcgtgcaggggcagtgtgcaggggcagtgtgcaggggcagtgtgcaggggcagtgtgcagagtgcagtgtgcaggggcagtgtgcaggggcagtgtgcaggggcagtgtgcagagtgcagtgtgcaggggcagtgtgcaggggcagtgtgcaggggcagtgtgcagagtgcagtgtgcagtgtgcagAGTGCAGCGTgcaggggcagtgtgcaggggcAGTGTGCAGAGTGCAGGGGCAGTGTGCAGAGTGCAGAGTGCAGCGTGCAGAGTGCAGCGTgcaggggcagtgtgcaggggcagtgtgcagagtgcagcgtgcaggggcagtgtgcagagtgcagtgtgcaggggcagtgtgcagagtgcagcgtgcaggggcagtgtgcagagtgcagtgtgcaggggcagtgtgcagtgtgcagtgtgGAGTGTGCAGGGGCAGTGTGCAGAGTGCAGCGTGCAGGGGCAGCGTGCAGGGGCAGTGTGCAGAGTGCAGCGTgcaggggcagtgtgcaggggcagcgtgcaggggcagtgtgcagtgtgcagtgtgGAGTGTGCAGGGGCAGAGTGCAGGGGCAGTGTGCAGAGTGCAGCGTGCAGGGGCAGTGTGCAGAGGCAGTGTgcaggggcagtgtgcaggggcagtgtgcaggggcAGTGTGCAGAGTGCAGAGTGCAGGGGCAGCGTGCAGGGGCAGTGTGCAGAGTGCAGCGTGCAGGGGCAGTGTGCAGAGGCAGTGTgcaggggcagtgtgcaggggcagtgtgcaggggcAGTGTGCAGAGTGCAGTGTGCAGGGGCAGTGTGCAGAGTGCAGTGTGCAGAGTGCAGTGTGCAGGGGCAGAGTGCAGTGTGCAGAGTGCAGTGTGCAGGGGCAGAGTGCAGGGGCAGTGTGCAGAGTGCAGCGTGCAGGGGCAGTGTGCAGAGTGCAGCGTGCAGGGGCAGTGTGCAGTGTGCATAGTACAGAGTGCAGTGTGCATAGTGCAGTGTGCAGGGGCAGTGTGGAGTGTGCAGGGGCAGTGTGCATAGTGCAGGGGCAGTGTGCAGTGTGCATAGTACAGAGTGCAGTGTGCATAGTGCAGTGTGCAGGGGCAGTGTGGAGTATGTAGGGGCAGTGTGCATAGTGCAGGGGCAGTGTGCAGTGTGCATAGTACAGAGTGCAGTGTGCATAGTGCAGTGTGCAGGGTGTGTAGTGCAGCGTTCAGGGTGTTTTGGTAAAAGTCCCGTGGGTTTTGAAGAGAGTGTGTGGGTGGTGGTTTCTTGAGTTTCCTGTGGACCCAGGTGGGCGAGGTTAACTGCCGTTCCCATCGACCGTGTTCTCACTTCACCCTGGCGGCCACTCGCCCCTCTGGCCCCTGGGAGGGGGCTGGTCATCGCCCGTTGGTGGGTGCCTGTGGCCATCTCTGGTCTGTGTAATGTGAAGCCGCTGGCAGGAGCGTGCACACCAGGGCCGCTCACCACCGTGGCCGTGCGGGCGCCGACTCCGTGGCTCGCGGGCTGGTCTGTCTGTCTTCTGTGAGCAGCACACACTCGGGTCTTTCTCCtaagattcatttctttgaaaggcagagtgacagcgagtGAGAGAGCGAGTGACAGAggccttccgtctgctggttgcccctgggcctggccctgtgctctgcctcctgccttgcCTGTCctgttcctcccctcccctccgtgGGCCCCCCACCCTGCACAGGGAGGTGATGTGCAGAATCCACTCTCTCGCACCCCTTCCtcactcctccacccccaccgcAGTGGGCAGGGAGTCTGACAGGTGCATGTGGGCGGTGCTCACTGTTGTGGCTCCTGGGACCCCGTGGGTAGGTGGCCATGGTCGCCGTGGGGCTGTCCTCTGGGAGCTCTCGTGCCTGCACTGTGGAGCCCACCTCCCATCCAGGCCAGTGGAGAAGCCCCAAAGTCCTGGTTCGCAAGTCCCCCTCCCCAGATCAAGGAAGTCGCTTTGGACCCGCTGGCCATCCTGGGCCTGACGGTGTCCTGGCCTGCTTCTGGGAGCCCGGAGCTGGCCAGGCAGAGCGTGCGGTCGGGAGCCTGGAGCGCAGGGGCGGAGCAGGTGAGAGCCGGCTCCTGCTTGAGGGGTGGGTGGTGCCTTCTTCCCGCGCAGTCTATGAGAACGAGGACCAGCTGCTCTGGGACCCCAGCGTCCTGCCcgagagggaggtggaggagtTCCTGTACAGGGCCGTGAAGCGGAGGTGGCAGGAGACGGCCGGGGCCCAGCTGCCCGAGGGAGAGACCGTGAGAGACAGCGAGCAGGTAGGGGCTTGCGACCACGGGCCGGGGCGGAGCCGGGGGTCACGCCTGGTGCAGGCCAGCGTGGGCCTGAGTTCAAGTTAAACCACCTGCCATGGAGATGGTAGTGGTGTAGACATCTGACACCACTCCCAGGATGGCGGTGTAGACACCCTGACAGCACTCCCGGGATGGCAGTGTAGACAGCACTCCCAGGGTGACTGTAGACACCCTGACAGCACTCCCAGGCTGGTGGTATAGACAGCACTCCCAGGATAGCAGGGTAGACACCCTGACAGCACTCCCAGGATGGTGGTGTAGACACCCGTTGCTGCTGACCCCTGGGTGAGCAGGTGGCACACAGGCATGGCCTCCCCCAGGCGCTGTACGAGCTGGTGAAATGCAGTTTCAACGTGGAGGAGGCTCTGCGCCGCCTGCGGTTCAACGTGAAAGTGATCCGAGGTGAGCCACGGCCTGGGCGCCACCTCTATGTCCCCATGCTGACTGCCCGgctcctgccatggcccgggcgccccctctgtgtctccctgctgACCGCCCGGCTCCTGCCACGGCCCTGGTGCCCCCTCTGTGTCCCCTTGCTGACCGCCCggctcctgccatggccctggCGCCCCCTCTGTACCTGCCCCTGCTgactgcctggctcctgccacggCCCGGGCgccccctctgtgtctccctgctgACCGCCCGGCTCCTGCCACGGCCCTGGTACCCCCTCTGTGTCCCCTTGCTGaccgcctggctcctgccatggccctggCGCCCCCTCTGTACCTGCCCCTGCTgactgcctggctcctgccacaaCCCGGGCGCCACCTCTGTGTCCCCCTGCTGACCGCCCGGCTCCTGCCACGGCCCTGGCGCCCCCTCTGTACCTGCCCCTGCTgactgcctggctcctgccacaaCCCGGGCGCCACCTCTGTGTCCCCCTGCTGACCGCCCGGCTCCTGCCACGGCCCTGGTGCCCCCTCTGTGTCCCCTTGCTGACCGCCCggctcctgccatggccctggCGCCCCCTCTGTACCTGCCCCTGCTgactgcctggctcctgccacagcCCGGGCGCCCCTTCTGTGTCCTCCTGCTGaccacccagctcctgccatggcctgggtgccctctctgtgtccccctgctgaccgcctggctcctgccacggCCCAGGCACCCCCTCTGTACCTGCCCCTGCTGACTGCCTGGCTCCTGCTACGGCCCAGGCGCCCCCTCTGTGTCCCCCTGCTGACCGCCCGGCTCCTGCCGTGGTCTGGGAGCCCCCTCCacggcccccgccccccactaACCGCCAGCCCCATGTGCAGATGGGCTGTGCGCCTGGAGTGAAGAGGAGTGCAGGAACTTCGAGCACGGCTTCCGCGTCCACGGGAAGAACTTCCACCTGATCCAAGCCAACAAGGTGAGGGTGCCGCCCCCTCCCACTGGCCTGGGCACCCTTTCCCTGGCCCTCAGCCAGGGGCGGGGGCTCACAGCACAAAGCCAACCCCAGGCCTGCCTCTTGGCGCTGCCCGGGTGTCAGTGTCACCAGAGCTTCCTCTGCTGGCCTTGCTGGGCCCATGAGCAGAGCTTCATTTGGGAAAGATCTTTCAGGAGGATGAATCTCTTCGTGCCTGCCTCTTCCCCTCATGCTCACAGGGGCTGTGTCCTCCTGGTGCCACACAGACCCCACTGCACTGTGTGGCCTGGAAACCCTTTAGCCTGGTGCGCTGGGGTCTCACGGCTTCTTGGTTGTCTCACCCAAGGGTGCTGGGACCTCTACCCTGCCCAAGCCTGGGTCCCCAACTTCCTTCCCTAAGCCTGGGTCCCCTCCTCCCTAAGCCTGGGTCCCCTCCTCCCTAAGCCTGGGTCCTCTCCTCCCTAAGCCTGGGTCCCCAACTTCTTCCCTAAGCCTGGGTCCTCTCTTTCCCTGGATGTGGGGCCTCTGTGGGTCTTTCACATGTCCTGCGGTTGTGCGAGCCCTGGGGCTTCTCGGTGACGCCTGCCTTGCTTTGGCCCCTCTGGCCGGCAGCTGTGCATGTCTGCCCGACCACTTCCCCCATCCCGTGGCGCTGactccctgggggctggcagacCTGGCTCAGTGCGgtgctgtgtggctgtgtgcccTTCGGGGTTCTTGGATGGAGTACGCGGGACGCCGTGCTGCGTGGGGACGTGCCACACGGGCAGGacctggctgcagctcccagcCGGGCTGCCTCTGACGGGCGTCCCAGACAGCTGGCACACCTGTGTGTGTCTGGAGCGTGGCTGGGACGTGTTCTGCCAGAACAGGCTTGGTACCGGCCGTGGGCTCGCGGGGGTGAGAGCCGTGGAGACCCGCCCACGGCCGGGCAGTGCCCCAGTGTGCGTCTGGCGTGTCAGGTGGGGCTGCTGTGTCCGTTCTGAACGCCCCGGGCTTTTTCGGTGTTTCCGTGCCCCTCGTACACAGGAGTTTGAATTTGGGTCTCAGAAACCCCACTGTGCCCTCCGGTCACGTCTGGGGTGCAGTCGTGAGGACTGTCACTGAGAAGGTTGGGTGGCTGCCCCGTCCAGCGGGAAGGCAGGGGCTCTATGGGTCTGAATTGCCCCCCAggcctggagcagcagggacactgtGGCCCCTGGGGTTGTGCTGCTGGCATGGTGGGGAAGGCGGGGGTCTGGAGGTGGGAGGTGCCGGGGGTGGCGGCCTGAGCGGTGCGTGTGGCGGGTGGCCGACCCCACAGGTGCGCACACGGTCGGTGGGCGAGTGTGTGGAGTACTACTACCTGTGGAAGAGGTCCCAGCGCTACGACGACTTCGCCCAGCAGACGCGGCTGGGCCGGAGGAAGTACGTCCCGTCTGGAACCACGTGCGTGCATtgcagccggggtggggggagggcgtgggcccctggggctggggcctggtgGGGATGGATGTTCCTCCGGGGGTTGGGGTCTGGTGGGGCCGGGTGTCCCATCCTAGGGCAGGGGGCATCTGCTTTGCCTGCCGTCTCCCCTCCTCAAGGTGCCTTCTCCCCACAGGGACGCAGACCAAGACCTGGATGGCAGTGACCCCGAGGGCCCTGGGCGCCTGCGTTCGGAGCATGACCCCTTCAGGAGTGCACGCACAGGTAGGGGCTGTGAGTGTGTCCCTGTGGGGCCACAGCCTGTGTCGGGGCTGTGAGTGCGTCCCTGTGGGGCCACAGCCTGTCTGGAACCCCTGTCCCCGGCATCCTGCAGGGCCTAGTCACCAGTGAGTAGTGGGCGTTGATGCCACACGTGCCCCGTTAGGGGTGTCACCCCGACAGCCACGCCTGTGGTCCGGGCGTGCTGCAGGGGAACCGGTGGCCCCACCCCACGAGTAGGGGCTCCCCTGCACATCCTCCTGGGCCTGTGGTCGCACCGCGGCCTGTGCCGTGTGCTGCAGCCGAAGCCTCCTGGGATTCTCTGTGTGCCCAGCCAGGCCTCGGGTGTCTGATTCCATCTCGCTCTGTGCTGGTTGGGAAGGTGCAGTCGGGACCTCGGCTGCTGCCCACCTCCAGGGCTGGGGTGTGGGCCGGGCTCTGCTGTGTGTGGGTGGAAGGAGTTGGGAGAGTCCAGGTGTTGCCAGGAACTGGTTCAGGTTGCAACCGGAAGTGCAGCCAGAATTGTGAGAGAGGAGCGTCCTGGGCCTTTCCTCTGGACCCTCAGCAGGGCTTTTGGGGTCtggggtcctggggcccctgtccTCACCTGTGTTCACCCTCTACAGAGCCGCTGAGTGGGGACGGCACAGCTGGTGGCCTTGGAGAGCCCGCAGAGGGCTCCGACGGCCTCCCGTCCTCGGAGCCGGggccctgtccattgcagccgtTGGATGAGCCCCCCGCTGTGCCCCTGCCCCgacggcccccagccctggccgcgtACCCTGAGGCCGCAGCTgccccagagccaggtgccagcCCGAGACTGGCTGTGGACTTTGCGCTGCCCGAGCAGCTGCCCCTCATCTCCAGCCGTGTTGACCTGAATGGAGGCCCTGGAGAAGCTGTGGCCCCTGCGCAGGTGGCCTTGTCGGTCACTGAGTTTGGACTCATCGGCATTGGAGATGTAAACCCCTTCCTGGCTGGCCACCCGGCTTGCCCGGCCCCTGGGCTGCACTCGGAGCCCCTGTCACAGTGAGTGCCACCCCTGCCTGGGCTCCCCGCACCCCAGCTGACGTGTCCCCAGCCATACCCCGAACCGAGGGGGCCACTGGCAtttgccccagggccctgggagggTGCAGGCTCGACCGCTAGGTTATGTCTTTGGTGTTATTCTCTGCTTTGAATTTGATTGTTTCTGGGTCGGTAACGCCCTGGGAGGGTGCAGGCTCGACCGCTAGGTTATGTCTTTGGTGTTATTCTCTGCTTTGAATTTGATTGTTTCTGGGTCGGTAACGCATCTGTAGGGTCCACACCCAGTTACAGGTGGGCTGGTGCCAGGCTCATGCCGCCTCTGCCGCCCACGCCCTAGACCTCGCTGCTTTGGCAACCCGTCGCAGCAGAAACATAGAAGCCATTCtcaggggaggcagggaagggcccCCGGGCAGAGCTGCGTGGGGTTGGGCTGACCCCTGggtgctctcgctctctccctgcaGCTGTAACGTGATGACCTGTTGATCCCTGGCTGCAGGCGGGTGCGTGAGGCCCGGATGGACTTCTGTCAGTCTTCCCGACCCTGCCTCGGGCCTCGCCCCGCGCCTTCTCTACTCAAGGACAAGTCGGGCCTGGGTGTGGTGGCCAGGCCCTCGCCCCTGCACACACCTGGACCCGGGGCCACGTCAGTGCCTGGCACCACCCTGCCAGGATCTACCGCGAAGCTGGGCACAGGGGGCCTGGCCCTTGGGGCCTGGACAGAGCTGGCCGCCTGCTCTCTCCAGCCAGCAGAGACGAGGGGAGACCGGGCAGGACGCGCCGCCCGCACCAGCAGCCTCCCCCCGGGCGCCCTCAGCACCGGTCGGCTCCGTCTCCCCACGcctggctgggctgtggggctgcCCAGCCTGGGGGCTGGTGGGCAGCTGCTACTCAGTGCCAAATCCCGGGGGGCACGGAGCCACGTACCTCGCGTCCGCCCGCCATCCCCACTTCAGGAAAAGCTGCACTTTACGTCCCTGTCACTGAGGGGTCCTCAGCAAGGAGACAGGTGGctgacaccccacccccacccccgggcgcCCTGCGAGCACCACTGAGGGCTGGACCCCAGACCCTCCCCGACCCTGCAGCTGCGTGGGCTCCGGGCCCTTCTCTTCCCCAGCCTCTCGTTCTGTTCAAGTTTCTGTTTACAGTTGGAGtggggcagcccctcccctgtgtccccaggagtggggtctggggcagcccctcccctgtgtccccaggagtggggtctggggcagcccctcccctgtgtccccaggagtggggtctggggcagcccctcccctgtgtccccaggagtggggtctggggcagcccctcccctgtgTCCCCAGGAGTGGGGTCTGGGGCAGCCCCTCCAGTGTCCCCAGGAGTGGGGTctggggcagcccctccccagtgtccccaggAGTGGGGTCTGGGGCAGATCCCCCAGTGTCCCCAGGAGTGGAGTCGGGCAGCTGCCCCTTCTCCCCACCAAGGACCACACTGTGAAGTGAAACTGCCTTGACTCCCCattgctgttttatttattaaacttggTTTGACGCCCAGGGCTGCCTTGGTGGGCTCGGGGTCTCCGTGGGGGCCTCCCTGGGTGCGAGCAGGCACAggctccagcagggagctgaggggGTGGAGTGGCCAGGGCGGCTTCCACCACATGCCAGGGAAGGCGGACGTGGGATGCAGAGAGGGTCTCTGCTGGTGGAGGGGCGGTTGGCCAGCCTCCTGGGGGCGACGACGGGTCAGCTGGAGTTTGCTGGGCCTCAGGCTGGCAGgaagggccctgggctgggggtggaggtggagggcgTGGGGCAGTGGTGTGGAGGATGCTGCTCGGGTGGGAGCCCCTGCAGGCCTGTGTGGTGCTGCAGCTGGGGGTGGTGGGATGGAAGCCGAGATCAGGGTCCACCTGCAGCCCAGTGGGTGGGAGCGAGAGCTTCCAGGGTCCAGGTCTCGTTGCGGGGGAGCTGGTGGTaccaggagccagggtggggcAGAGGTTCTCGGGAAGCTGTGCTGGGCTGTCTTGGGCACCCTGACGAGTCGCTGTCCCTGAACGGCACCGCACGGCTGTCCCCAGAGACGGGCAGGGCGGGCTGCATGTAGGTCCTGGGctgcccctgtgcctgcaggTCAGCGTCAGGGTGCGCTGCTCCCGGCCACCCCTTGTCCTTGCTGTGATGTGCATTTTGACGTCACATGCATTTAGGTAGTAGGCactgggctggccctgtggtgcagtgccggcatcccatggagGAGTCccccctgctctgcctgcagcctggaAAGGCTGGAGGacgggggcccctgcacctgctcctggctccagcccggccccgccctggtggttgtggccatttgaaaagaGCCAGCGGTGGAAGGTCTCGGTCCCCACCCTGGCTCTCCCTTCAGGTTCCCCATTGTCTTCATTTCTCTCTAGGGACGCCCCAGTGTGCTCACCCCCGGGAGGAGACGAGTCTCCGTTGCGTCCGTGTGGTACAGGCTCCTCTGGGCCTGCCGAGGAGCTTGGTTCCGGCTCGTGTGGCCGGCGTGGCTGCGCCGCGAGTTGCTGGCGTGAGCAGTGCTGGCCTCGTCTCCCGCCTGGCGGCTCCTGCAGCAGCTGGCTGCCGGGGAGGGTCTCAGTGGCAGTGCTGCTTTGTGGGCCCTGCTGGGGACGGTCAGCTGTCAGTGTTCCTTGCTAACGCACGTTGCAGTACACGGACATGGGCGTGGACAGTGCATCCTGGGCCGCTCGAGAACGGCTGTGTGCAGGTCTCTGTGGGTCCCATGCCGCCTCCTGCCATGTCGTCCATCCTTTATGTTACGATTGTTACTGATTATGAAGGTAGAGTGACcggagcgggagagacagagaccgtcTGCCTTCTGTCCGCTGCGTTACTCACGTGGCTGCAGTGGCAGCGGCTGGACCCGGCctccgcatgggtgcaggggcccgagcacttgagccgtcccacgcgtcagcagggagctgggtcggaagcgggTGCTCTCACGGGGTGCCGCCATCGCAGGCAACGCCGCCACGCCGGCCCCGGGGATGGTCACTTTAGGTCTCTGTAACACTTGTCTTCCGGGCCGGTCTGGGTTGTGCCGATGCCCGGCCAGGCCGCCCAGCGACCCCACGGGCCTGGCTGTCACAGACCTTGCCCATCTACTTgagaggaggcagggggcagAGTTAGGCTGTGGGTCAGCCAGCGGCTTCAGGGCCAAGATTGGGGGTTGGGCAGGGGCACCACCACCGGCTCCTGCCGCCTGCCCCTCGGTGACGGcgctgagctgtgtgtgtgtccagcaCATCCCTCAGATAAAAGCTGTCCCTGGGACTGTTCTGTCAGCCGGCCAGGCGAGGGGCCTCTGCTgctgggctgcagcccaggaCAGGCtccgagggggcggggcggggggagacgGACAGGCCTCTTCCTTCAGACCAAGGGGCGGGGGTtgggcagggcagagcagggtTTGGGGAGACTGGGCGGGGGAGGAGACCGCCGGGAACCTCGGGGTGTCTGCTTCCTGCTCTTGCAGGTGGAGCGCAGAGGGCCTGCTGAGCTGCCAGAGGGGAGACCCTCACTCCTGGCCTGTGGCTGCCAGGATCTGGTGCTCACCTCTGCCTTTGGTGTCGGAAGGTGGCGCCGAGCTCCTGCCAGCTGCACTGTGTCCACTTGCAGCCCAGACCTGGGTCCGGGCGGTGCCGCCGCTGGCCACTGGCCGCTGGTCTCGGCTCTGTGGGAGCCACGTGGAACACGCCGTCCTCCGCTCTTGGATGGCCGTAGGAAAAGCTTTGCTATGCCCCAGCCAAACCAGGACGTCTGGGCAGAGTGGGGCCTGGGTGAGGGAGGGGGCTTCTCGGCGCGACTTCTGTGGCAGTGGGAGCCGGGAAGAGAGCAGGTTGCTCAGAGCCCATGGCCCTGGGCCAGCTGCTGCTCCCGGGTGTGGTCTGCCCGTCCCACTGGGCTGTCTGGGCTCGCTGAGGCTGGACCCTGTGGGGCCTTTTGCCTGGGTTGCAGGGTCGTCAGGTTCATGCAgcggttaaggcactgcctgggacacctgcgtcccacagcacagtgcctgggttcaagtcccagctctgctcctaatggCAGCTTCTTGCTATtaggtacatgggtccctgccacccacgggggagatggGGATCGAGTTCCTGATCCTGACTTATGCCCAGGCCTGGCCcgagctgttgtggacattcgggGTGTGAACCAGACAGTGGAAGGGCTGACTGCCTTCAAATGGATatgttactgattttttaatttatagataAGTAAATAGGAACAGCAGTTCTATGAAAATGTTAGGATGAGCATCTCCTGTGCAGTATCAGAGACTCCAAACACTTCAGGAAAAACTCacattatcttctaattccattttcatcaactttaaaaaaaaagattatttgaaagaattagagtgcttccatccatgggttcactccccagatggccacagtggctggggctggcctaggccaaagTCTGGAGTCAaaagctccacccgggtctcccacgtgggtgcaggggacacagcactgtggccatcttctgcttacttttttttttttttttaatttgacagttaatagcgagagagagacagagagaaaggtcttccttccgttggttcatcccccaaatggccgccacggccagaactgcgccgatccgaagccaggagccaggtgcttctttctggtctcccatgtgggtacaggggcccaagcacttgggccatcctccactgccctcccgggccacagcagagagctggcctggaagaggagcagctgggactagaactcggtgcccatatgggatgccagcgctgcaggcagaggattaaccaagtgagccacagcactggcccctttggctgctttcccaggccaacagcagggagctggatggaagcggagcagccaggactggaattggtgcccaggcgggatgctggcgccgcaggtgtcCAGTTAGCTCACTGGCCCCTTTGAGAGCTTTTGAAGTCGTCTTCAGTCACAAGGATATTCTGTCCCTGTCTCCGGGAGGAACGGAGACCTCCTGCAGGTGTAGGAAGGGGCGCATCCAGCAGAGGGCGCCTGTGTGCCCACCTGGCCCAGACTGGAGGCTTTTGCTGTGGGCGCCCATGGCTTGTGCAGGAAGATTTTGAAAGGTGGCCCCATAGTTAGCAGTTAGCACCCAGGAAATGCGTGGGTCTCTGCCTGGCGAGGCTGTCAACAGTTCGGCCCCTGGCCAGGAGAAGCTGGTGGAACCCCCCTGCATTGGGGGCACACAGTGGACCCCCAGGGGAAGTCCCTTGGCCCTGCGggcagtcccagctcttccaggaGTCGCTGGTTCCTGTTCTGGGAAACTAGACAACAGCCTGGGGCGTGTTTGGAGTTGAGGGGCGGGGCTGACCTCAGCCAGGACTGAGAGGTCGCTAGGATGCCGGATGCTCGGAGCTGAAACCTACAGGGTTCCCTTACCCCTGGTGCCAGAAGCTGTGTGTGCCCAAGGTtggctggggccggtgttgtggcacaggggctaAGCC
It includes:
- the MIER2 gene encoding mesoderm induction early response protein 2 isoform X3, whose protein sequence is MGSADHQFNLAEILSQNYSVRDGCAEASRCPDKCGEDPEKDSVSQSSDMPLDELLALYGYEASDPISEQESEGGDVAPNLPDMTLDKEQIAQDLLSGEEEEETQSFADDLTPSVTSHEASDLFPGQSGSRFLADDDKEPGSSASSDTEDALPANKCKKEIMVGPQFQADLSSLHLNRHGEKIYENEDQLLWDPSVLPEREVEEFLYRAVKRRWQETAGAQLPEGETVRDSEQALYELVKCSFNVEEALRRLRFNVKVIRDGLCAWSEEECRNFEHGFRVHGKNFHLIQANKVRTRSVGECVEYYYLWKRSQRYDDFAQQTRLGRRKYVPSGTTDADQDLDGSDPEGPGRLRSEHDPFRSARTEPLSGDGTAGGLGEPAEGSDGLPSSEPGPCPLQPLDEPPAVPLPRRPPALAAYPEAAAAPEPGASPRLAVDFALPEQLPLISSRVDLNGGPGEAVAPAQVALSVTEFGLIGIGDVNPFLAGHPACPAPGLHSEPLSHCNVMTC
- the MIER2 gene encoding mesoderm induction early response protein 2 isoform X2; amino-acid sequence: MAEASSLGRQSPGLASCLARSLCPREPGLQTAAVVSMGSADHQFNLAEILSQNYSVRDGCAEASRCPDKCGEDPEKDSVSQSSDMPLDELLALYGYEASDPISEQESEGGDVAPNLPDMTLDKEQIAQDLLSGEEEEETQSFADDLTPSVTSHEASDLFPGQSGSRFLADDDKEPGSSASSDTEDALPANKCKKEIMVGPQFQADLSSLHLNRHGEKIYENEDQLLWDPSVLPEREVEEFLYRAVKRRWQETAGAQLPEGETVRDSEQALYELVKCSFNVEEALRRLRFNVKVIRDGLCAWSEEECRNFEHGFRVHGKNFHLIQANKVRTRSVGECVEYYYLWKRSQRYDDFAQQTRLGRRKDADQDLDGSDPEGPGRLRSEHDPFRSARTEPLSGDGTAGGLGEPAEGSDGLPSSEPGPCPLQPLDEPPAVPLPRRPPALAAYPEAAAAPEPGASPRLAVDFALPEQLPLISSRVDLNGGPGEAVAPAQVALSVTEFGLIGIGDVNPFLAGHPACPAPGLHSEPLSHCNVMTC
- the MIER2 gene encoding mesoderm induction early response protein 2 isoform X1; protein product: MAEASSLGRQSPGLASCLARSLCPREPGLQTAAVVSMGSADHQFNLAEILSQNYSVRDGCAEASRCPDKCGEDPEKDSVSQSSDMPLDELLALYGYEASDPISEQESEGGDVAPNLPDMTLDKEQIAQDLLSGEEEEETQSFADDLTPSVTSHEASDLFPGQSGSRFLADDDKEPGSSASSDTEDALPANKCKKEIMVGPQFQADLSSLHLNRHGEKIYENEDQLLWDPSVLPEREVEEFLYRAVKRRWQETAGAQLPEGETVRDSEQALYELVKCSFNVEEALRRLRFNVKVIRDGLCAWSEEECRNFEHGFRVHGKNFHLIQANKVRTRSVGECVEYYYLWKRSQRYDDFAQQTRLGRRKYVPSGTTDADQDLDGSDPEGPGRLRSEHDPFRSARTEPLSGDGTAGGLGEPAEGSDGLPSSEPGPCPLQPLDEPPAVPLPRRPPALAAYPEAAAAPEPGASPRLAVDFALPEQLPLISSRVDLNGGPGEAVAPAQVALSVTEFGLIGIGDVNPFLAGHPACPAPGLHSEPLSHCNVMTC